One Gigantopelta aegis isolate Gae_Host unplaced genomic scaffold, Gae_host_genome ctg6466_pilon_pilon, whole genome shotgun sequence DNA segment encodes these proteins:
- the LOC121366640 gene encoding E3 ubiquitin-protein ligase TRIM71-like, translating into MLGCSSKLRSSRTHSSFTLEDAHAMSQDKLTKLIPSFIHTCQDHSDQQLEYYCQQCIIPVCVKCTIINHKDHPVTEVSKQVDINKATVHESIQGFQVAQQQLKKVLISGEEIKEKINARKNEIDTIIRQNFATLQQLLHEREEALLAQNSEVANAKEACLSLQLEGIHHLLDTMTYCESLVTSAVGEYNDVELLSVAHTLQTRANQLQEEFSKTSLEVCESPTISVDINTDELATKIANVDITFNEISPNNTTAVVPFNDVVVEKELNIRIISRDSKGKELSKGGAIVSGRFVPVEKKGRPIEAKSTDCGDGTYLVSLTPQQLGQHKLSLTIKGQSIQGSPFNVSVVATRDYTILKNPVQTITGINNPWFIAFSNNGDMFVTSYSTTVYMYMTAMEDRRLPLVQKELVLYSLIIPWE; encoded by the coding sequence ATGTTGGGATGCTCATCAAAGCTTCGTTCTTCTCGTAcacactcttctttcactctggaAGATGCTCATGCTATGTCCCAAGATAAGTTAACTAAATTAATTCCATCTTTTATCCATACCTGTCAAGATCACAGTGACCAGCAACTTGAGTACTATTGTCAACAATGTATTATTCCTGTATGTGTCAAATGTACCATCATCAACCACAAGGACCATCCTGTTACTGAGGTAAGTAAACAGGTAGACATCAATAAGGCAACAGTTCATGAGAGCATACAAGGTTTCCAAGTAGCTCAACAACAGCTTAAGAAAGTCTTGATATCAGGAGAAGAGATAAAGGAGAAGATCAATGCTCGTAAAAATGAGATAGATACAATCATACGTCAAAACTTTGCCACTCTTCAACAACTTTTACATGAACGTGAGGAGGCTTTGTTAGCTCAGAATAGTGAGGTAGCTAATGCTAAAGAGGCTTGTCTCTCTCTTCAATTGGAAGGGATCCACCATCTCTTGGATACAATGACTTACTGTGAGAGTCTTGTAACCAGTGCTGTAGGAGAGTACAATGATGTTGAGTTACTATCAGTTGCTCACACACTACAGACCAGAGCAAACCAACTACAAGAAGAGTTCTCTAAGACCTCTCTTGAAGTATGTGAGTCACCAACTATATCAGTAGATATTAATACAGATGAACTAGCTACAAAGATAGCAAATGTGGACATTACATTTAATGAGATATCTCCTAATAATACAACAGCAGTGGTACCTTTCAATGATGTTGTAGTTGAAAAAGAATTAAATATTAGAATAATATCTAGAGATAGTAAAGGGAAGGAGTTATCTAAAGGAGGTGCAATAGTGAGTGGTAGGTTTGTTCCAGTTGAAAAGAAAGGGAGACCAATTGAAGCTAAGAGCACAGATTGTGGTGATGGTACTTACCTTGTCTCCTTGACACCACAGCAGTTAGGACAGCACAAGCTCTCTCTTACTATCAAAGGTCAGTCTATCCAAGGTAGCCCTTTCAATGTTTCTGTAGTTGCTACTCGAGATTACACTATCCTCAAGAACCCAGTACAGACTATTACTGGGATAAATAACCCATGGTTCATAGCCTTTTCAAATAATGGTGATATGTTTGTCACTAGTTATAGTaccactgtatatatgtatatgacagCAATGGAAGACAGAAGACTACCATTGGTTCAAAAGGAACTGGTCCTCTACAGTTTAATTATCCCATGGGAATAG